One window of the Pieris brassicae chromosome Z, ilPieBrab1.1, whole genome shotgun sequence genome contains the following:
- the LOC123719022 gene encoding cuticle protein 1-like encodes MRFLIAFVALIGYASASAILAPLVYGANAGDVQAAAIDATVAAQDTVRAIGEGQARAAEAVVQHNTEAVRQVAETNRNLHENAYWGNLAASQNYVAAAQSQVAAIDGAAAAVRAAHAGAPIVGAYGISPYGIAAPYTAYGAYGLGLHAW; translated from the exons ATGAGATTCCTG ATCGCTTTCGTCGCCCTCATCGGCTATGCCTCAGCTAGCGCCATCCTAGCTCCATTGGTCTACGGCGCCAACGCCGGTGACGTCCAGGCCGCAGCCATCGACGCCACTGTGGCCGCTCAGGACACGGTCCGCGCCATCGGCGAAGGACAGGCCAGAGCAGCTGAAGCCGTCGTCCAACACAACACCGAGGCCGTCCGCCAGGTCGCCGAAACCAACCGCAACCTCCACGAGAACGCTTACTGGGGCAACCTCGCCGCTTCCCAGAACTACGTCGCCGCCGCTCAATCCCAGGTCGCCGCCATTGACGGCGCTGCCGCTGCTGTCCGCGCTGCCCATGCCGGAGCCCCAATTGTTGGTGCTTACGGAATTTCCCCCTACGGAATTGCTGCTCCATACACCGCCTACGGCGCGTACGGTCTCGGCCTCCACGCCTGGTAA
- the LOC123719017 gene encoding uncharacterized protein LOC123719017: MLPVLLLVLVVKCQHIKSSNEGVKNVPCKGILPGYQERHTDSERKYIDDVVLVRPDILRLNIEDKDNAINVYDKDESIISSVESYKDGLNNHDNRKSINEANRFLSLNAALNEFPFSDPLKGFKSVHLSKRKRRGRKLKPPKPTKPATTKKNKLKTTTEETRYVYKVTVEINHQQEPANTPPPKDEDGSEEVPLLKRLLDLGIFSVFNFK; encoded by the exons ATGCTGCCTGTTTTATTGCTTG TATTAGTAGTAAAATGTCAACACATAAAAAGCTCAAATGAAGGTGTAAAGAATGTACCATGTAAAGGAATATTACCAGGATATCAGGAACGACACACAGATTCGGAACGGAAGTATATTGACGACGTGGTACTGGTTAGACCAGATATATTACGACTTAACATTGAAGATAAAGATAATGCTATAAATGTTTATGATAAAGATGAAAGTATTATTTCCTCAGTAGAATCTTATAAAGATGGACTAAACAATCATGATAATCGAAAGAGCATTAATGAAGCAAATAGATTTTTGAGTTTAAACGCCGCACTAAATGAGTTTCCATTTTCTGATCCTCTAAAGGGATTTAAATCGGTACATCTATCTAAACGCAAGAGAAGGGGACGAAAGCTAAAGCCGCCAAAGCCAACAAAGCCAGCTACCACCAAAAagaataaactaaaaacaacaACGGAGGAGACACGATACG TTTATAAAGTAACGGTAGAAATCAATCATCAACAAGAACCCGCTAATACACCACCTCCCAAGGATGAAGATGGTTCTGAGGAAGTTCCATTGCTTAAAAGGTTATTGGATCTTGGGATATTTAgtgtttttaactttaaataa